A stretch of DNA from Fibrobacter sp. UWB4:
TCATCGCTCCGATCGCCATGGAAAAGCAGCTCCGCTTCGCTATCCGCGAAGGTGGTCGCACGGTTGGTGCAGGTTCTGTAACCGAAATCATCAAGTAATAGAGTAAAAAATGCCCAGAGAACTCATCGTGCTTGAATGCACAGAATGTGGTCAGCGCAACTATGATTGCGACAAGAACAAGCGTCTTCATCCTTCCCGCGTGGAATACAAGAAGTACTGCCGCTTCTGCCGCAAGCATACTGTTCACAAGGAATCCAAGTAAGGAAGTCCGAATAGGTCGATAGCTCAATTGGTAGAGTCACGGTCTCCAAAACCGTTGGTTGGGGGTTCGAGTCCCTCTCGACCTGCTCACTTCCCGGAGAAAAAATGCGTAAGGTTCAGCAATATGTATCAGAATCTGTCCAAGAACTGAAACAGGTTACTTGGCCCACCTGGGAAGAACTTAAGGGTTCTACTCTTGTTGTAATGCTTTTTAGCGTTATCATGGGATTCTATATTGCAGGGCTCGACTTTGTGCTCTCTTGGATTGTAAATTTCATTATGGGTAGAGGTTAGTGTATGTCCATGCAGTGGTATGCCGTTCACACCTTTACCGGTCAAGAAAACAATATCAAGAAACGCCTTGAGCAAATGATTGAGCGCGAAGGCGTTCAAGATAAATTTGGACGTATACTCGTACCTATCCGCGAAGTTGTTTCCAACGTTCGCGGTAAGCGTCGTGTTAGCGTCCAAAATTTGTTTCCTGCATATATCATTATTGAAATGGAGCTGGACGAGCTCACCCAGCACCTGGTGTCCACCATCAATGGTGTCACCCATTTCGGCGGAATGACTCGCGCTTCTCGAGTACCTATTCCGCTTCGTCAGAGCGAGGTCGATCGTCTTCTGGGTGTTGATCCTGAAAACTCCATCGAAGGCGAGATCCAAATTCCGTATACAATTGGCGAAAATGTCTGCATCAAGGAAGGTCCTTTCAAGGGCTTTGTGGGCGTCGTAGATGAAATTATGGAAGCCAAGATTAAGGTCATGGTTTCCGTTTTTGGTCGTTCTACGCCAGTCGAACTCGCTTTTAACCAAGTCGAATCCGCCGACGCATAATTGATACGGTCTTTGAAACGGAGATAATACAGTGGCAAAGAAAATCACAGGTTATATTAAGCTCCAGATTCCCGGTGGCGCAGCTAACCCAGCTCCTCCGGTAGGTCCTGCCCTTGGTCAGAAGGGCGTGAACATCATGGAGTTCTGCAAACAGTTTAACGCAAAGACTCAGAATGACAAGGGCATGATTGTGCCGGTCGTCATCACGGTCTACGCTGACAAGAGCTTTACCTTCATCACGAAGGTCTCGCCGGTTCCGGCCCTCATCAAGAAGGCTACTGGCGTGCAGAGCGGCTCTGGTGAACCCAACCGTAAGAAAGTTGGCAAGATCACTCAAGCCCAGATCACGGAAATCGCCCAAAAGAAGATGCCGGATCTAAACACAATCGACCTCGAAGCCGCCAAGCGCATGGTTGCGGGCACTGCTCGTTCCATGGGTATTGAAGTGGTTGACTGAGGCAGGTAATTCACCGTTACGTATCTGACAGGAAAATTTCATGTTCAGAGGAAAAAAATACAAAAAGATTGCTGAATCTTTCGATCGCACCAAAGCGTACGATTTGAAGGAAGCAATCGAAATACTCAAAAAGTCCGAATTGAAGTTCGACCAGACGGTCGAAGTACACTTCAATCTCGGTGTGGACCCAAAACATTCCGACCAAGTGGTTCGTGGCACTGTCGTGCTTCCGCATGGTACCGGTCGTCAGGTCCGCGTCTTGGTGTTCTGCAAGGACAACAACCTTGAAGTTGCCAAAGCCGCAGGTGCTGACTACGCTGGTGGTGCCGACTTGGTTCAGAAGATTCAGGAAGGCTGGCTGGATTTCGACGCCGTCGTTGCTACTCCCGACATGATGCCGGTGATTAGTAAGGTCGCACGTGTCCTCGGTCCTCGTGGTATGATGCCGAGCCCCAAGGCTGGTACGGTGACTGTTAACGTCGCTCAGACCGTCAAGGAACTCAAGGCCGGTAAGATTTCCTACCGCGTTGACAAGGGCGCAAACGTCCACGCTCCGGTTGGCAAGCTTTCCTTCACTGCCGATCAGCTCGTTGAAAACACGAAGGCTGTCATCGACTCTGTTGTGAAGAACAAGCCTCAATCTTCTAAGGGCACTTACATCAAGAGCCTCACATTGACGGCTACGATGGCCCCGGGCATCAAACTTGATATGGCACTGACGCGCTAGGAGAAACCATGAAAGCTGTAGTTAAAAAACAACAGACCGTGGACGCGCTCGTCGAGTCCTTCAAGGGCGCTACCGCCGTCTATCTGCTCAATTTCCAGGGCATCACTGTCGATAAGGACAATGCCCTCCGCAAGGCCCTCGCTGCTAAGGGTGTCAAGTACCACGCTGTGAAGAACACTCTTCTCAAGCGCGTTCTCGAAGCACTCAAGGTTGAAGGTCTCAACGACTCCCTCACTGGCGCAACGTCTGTGATGGTCGGTTTCGAAGAAGACCCGCTCCTGCCGGCTCGCGAAATTGAAGCATTCCACAAAGCAAACCCTGATTTCTTGGTTGCCAAGAGCATTTACCTTGATGGCAAGGCAATGCCGGGCTCCGAAGTCGTGAACCTCTCCAAGATTCCGGATCGTAAGGGCATGATCGCAATGATCGTCTCTATCGCTCTCGGACCTGGCTCCACGATCGCCGGTCAGCTCAAGACCCTCCAGGAAAAACTGGAAAAAGAATCGGGTTCCGAAGCAGCCCCTGCTGCAGCGGAAGCTTAACAACAAACCACAAACCAAAAATTTTAAACGGAATAATCGGAGAAACACATCATGGCAACTGATATCAAGGCATTGGGCGATCAAATCGTTGGTCTTACCCTTCTCGAAGCCAAGGCTTTGGCTGACTACCTTAAAGAAACCCACGGCATCGAAGCCGCTGCCGGTGGCGCTGTAGTTATGGCTGCAGCTGCTGCAGCTCCTGCTGAAGAAAAGACCGAATTCGACGTCATCCTCGCCGAAATCGATCCGGCCAAGAAGATGGCTATCCTCAAGGAAGTTCGCGCTATCACGGGTCTCGGCCTCGCTGAAGCCAAGAAGGTCGTCGAAACTGCCAACAGCGTCATCAAGGAAGCTGCACCGAAGGCTGACGCCGAAGCTCTCAAGAAGAAACTCGAAGAACTCGGAGCAAAGGTTACCCTTAAGTAATGCTTTTGCTGCATTAATTCTTCCTTACCAATTGCCTGCACAACAGTGCGGGCTTTTGGTGTTTTTTGACTATTATTAGGCTCTTCACCGGATGAGGTATTTCTAATGACGACGGAGCGAAAATCCTATTCCTCCAACAAGTTCCACCTGGAACTCCCGTACCTGATCGAAGTCCAGAAGGCTTCGTACGAGCAATTCCTTCAAAAGGACATTCCGCAAGAAAAAAGGATGAACGTCGGGCTTGAACGCGTGTTCCGCGATATCTTCCCGATCACCGATGACAAGGATCTGTATTCCTTGAAGTATGAAGGATATTATTTCGGCATCCCGAAATACAGCATCCCCGAATGCCGTGAGCGCGGTCTCACGTATTCCATGGAACTTTTTGCAACTCTCTCCCTCCAGGTGTTTGAAAAGGACGGAGAAGAAAGCAAGCTCAAGGAAGAAATCAAGAACGATGTCTTGGTTTGCGAACTTCCTATCATGACCGAGAACGGAACGTTTATCATTAACGGCGCCGAACGCGTCGTCGTTTCGCAGTTGCACCGTTCTCCTGGTGTGAGCTTTGACGAAGAAATGCAGCCCAATGGCCGCTCTGACTACAAGAGCCGTATTATTCCGCATCGCGGCGCATGGGTTGAATTCAACACCGAAGGCGACATCCTTTACCTCATCATCGACCGCAAGAAGAAGATCGCCGCTACCGCTATGCTTCGCTGCATCGGCTTCGAAACGACTCAGGATATCCTGAACCTCTTCTACAAGAAGACCGACGAAATCGTTCTCGACGATGCCGCATTCAATGACTTTGACAAGGAAGGTGTCTGCACCCTCATCAACCGCATCATCTTCAACGATGTCGTTGACGAAGAAACGGGTGAAATCATCCTCGAAGCTAACACTGTCATCGACGACAAGAAGCTCGAACGCCTCCGCGAAAGCAGTGTCGAAAAGATCACCGTGCTTTCCAAGGAAGAAGACAACCTCCTCATCCACTACACGCTCGCTGCCGACAAGACGAAGTCCCGCGAAGACGCCCTCAAGGCCGTCTACTCCGTGACCCACCAGCAGCAGGAAGAAGCTCCGAACCTCCAGACCGCCGAACGCTACTTCGACGAACTCTTCCTCAACGACCCGCACAAGTACGATCTTGGCGAAGTCGGTCGTTACCGCTTGAACGCAAAGGTTTACACCGCTGCTATTCTTGCCAAGGTTAAGGAAGTTGCTGAACGCTTCGACCGCGTCAACGAATTCAAGATGCCGTCTGTGACCCAGATGACGATGAGCAAGACTGACTTCCTCGCTATCATCGAATACATGGTCGGCCTCTTCAACGGCGACGAAGGCTACACTCTTGACGATATCGACCACTTGGGCAACCGTCGTACACGTTCCGTGGGCGAACTCCTTGCCGGTCAGATTTCCGTCGGCCTCTCTCGTATGTCTCGCGTCATCCGCGAAAACCTTTCTCTCCATTCCGAAGAAGAACAGACGACTCCGCGCGAACTCGTGAATACTCGCATGGTCTCTACTGTCGTCCAGGCATTCTTTGGCCAGAGCCAGTTGTCCCAGTTCATGGACCAGATGAACCCGCTTTCTGAACTTACTCACAAGCGTCGTCTCTCCGCTCTCGGTCCTGGTGGCCTTACCCGTGAACGTGCAGGCTTCGAAGTCCGTGACGTTCACTACACGCACTATGGCCGCCTCTGCCCGATCGAAACTCCGGAAGGTCCGAACATCGGTCTTATCAACTCCCTCGCATCTTACGCCGTGGTGAACCACTTCGGCTTCATCGAAACCCCGTACCGTATTGTGGGTCTCGTTGAATTCAAGGACGCTCAGGGCAACAAGTGCTACTTCCCGGAAGAAAAGTGGCATTTCGGCATCTTCAAGGGCTTCGTTCATGATCCGCACCTCTTCGTGGAACTTGAACTCACCCAGAAGGAAATTGACACTGTCCGCCTGAACCTCGACAACCGCCAGCGCGAATTGTTCGAAGGCTTCGTGAACAAGGTCTTCCAGCTCAAGGATGCCGACGGTAATGTTTCTTACTGCAAGAACGGCTTCGCCCTCGACGATTTCGACGGCACTCCGGACTACGTGCAGGTGGGCGACGTCGTGGAACAGATCGTTTCCGACTACATCAGCTACCTCACTGCAGATGAAGAAGACTCCTTCAAGGTCGCTCCGGCTTCTACCGAACTTGACGAAAACAACCGCTTCAAGGGCGACATGGACGGCTATGTCATCGTCCGTGACAAGAGCGAATATCCGCACTTGATGAAGCAGGATTCCATCGCCATCGGCGACACCGAAACCGAACGTATCGACCTCATGGACGTGGCCCCGATGCAGATCGTGTCTGTGGCTGCTGGTCTTATCCCGTTCCTTGAACACGATGACGCTAACCGTGCATTGATGGGTTCTAACATGCAGCGCCAGGCTGTGCCTCTGCTCCGCGCCGAAGCTCCGGTCGTGGGTACTGGCCTCGAACGCCGTGCCGCTCTCGACTCGGGTACGGTTGTCCGCGCCAAGCACGACGGTAAGGTCACGTTTGTTGACGCTCGCCACATCACGGTGCAGCGCGGCAATATGGTGAACGGCGTATTTGAACCGCTCACTGGCCTTGGCGAAAACTATGAATTCCTCGGCAAGGATCCGATTGACGAATACACGCTCCGCAAGTTTGAACGTTCTAACCAGGATTCCTGCATTAACCAGAAGCCGATTGTGAACGTGGGCGACTTTGTGAAGGTCGGCGACGTCTTGGCTGACGGTGTTTCTACTGACCATGGCGAACTGGCTCTCGGTAAGAACATCCTCATCGGCTTCCTCCCGTGGAACGGTTATAACTACGAAGACGCTGTCATTATCTCCGAAGAACTTGCCATCAAGGACACGTTCACTTCTATCCATATCGAAGAATACGAAATGGAAGTCCGCGACACCAAGCGCGGTCCGGAAGAATTGACTCGTGAAATTCCGAACGTCGGTGAAGACGCTCTCCGCAACCTCGACGAAAACGGCGTGATCCGCGTCGGTGCTGAAGTCGGTCCGGACGATATCCTCGTCGGTAAGGTTACCCCGAAGGGCGAAACCGAACTCACTCCGGAAGAACGTTTGCTCCGTGCCATCTTCGGCGAAAAGGCCGGCGATGTGCGTGACTCTTCCCTCAAGGCTCCTCCGGGAATGAAGGGCGTCGTGCTCGAAACCCGTATCTTCAGCAAGAAGGACAAGGCCGACAAGAAGAGCAAGGAAAAGGATCAGGAAACGATCGAAGAAATTCGTCAGAATTTCCAGAGCCAGATCGACCGCATCAAGGATGCATGCCGTGAACACTTGTTCGACCTCCTCGCAGGCAAGTCTGCTGGCAAGGTCATGGACAACGAAACTCACGAACTCCTCATCCGCGAAGGCCAGACTTATAACGAACAGAACCTCAGATTCATCGACGTGACGAAGGTCTCTCCGAACTCCACATTCGTTGTGGATGACGATGACCTCCAGGACAAGGTGCTCTCTCTCGTTCTCGTCGCCCGCGACAACCTCGATACCCTTACCCGCACGATGGAAAAGGAAATCGACAAGGTCACGAAGGGTGACGAACTCAAGCCGGGCGTCTTGAAGAGCGTCAAGGTCTACATCGCAAAGAAGCGCTGCCTCTCCATCGGTGACAAGATGGCTGGTCGCCACGGTAACAAGGGTGTCGTCTCGAGAATCGTTCCGGTCGAAGACATGCCGTTCACTGAAGACGGTCGTCCGCTCCAGATTCTTCTGAACCCGCTGGGTGTGCCTTCTCGTATGAACATCGGTCAGGTGCTTGAAGTTCACTTGGGCTGGGCTGCAAAGACTCTCGGCTTCAAGGTGACGACTCCTGTGTTCGACGGTGCCAAGTTCGAAGATATCTGCAAGGAACTCGAAAAGGCTTACCAGAAGAACCCGATCGTGAACTACGAAATGGATCCGGATAACAACAAGATTATCGGTAAGGCCAAGCTTTACGACGGCAAGACCGGTGAAGCCCTCCTGAACCCGGTGACCATCGGTTACATGTACTACCTCAAGCTCGGTCACTTGGTCGACGACAAGATCCACGCACGTTCTATCGGTAGCTACGCTCTCGTGACGCAGCAGCCGCTTGGCGGTAAGAGCCAGTTCGGTGGCCAGCGCTTCGGTGAAATGGAAGTGTGGGCTATGGAAGCTTACGG
This window harbors:
- the rpmG gene encoding 50S ribosomal protein L33; protein product: MPRELIVLECTECGQRNYDCDKNKRLHPSRVEYKKYCRFCRKHTVHKESK
- the rplJ gene encoding 50S ribosomal protein L10, with the protein product MKAVVKKQQTVDALVESFKGATAVYLLNFQGITVDKDNALRKALAAKGVKYHAVKNTLLKRVLEALKVEGLNDSLTGATSVMVGFEEDPLLPAREIEAFHKANPDFLVAKSIYLDGKAMPGSEVVNLSKIPDRKGMIAMIVSIALGPGSTIAGQLKTLQEKLEKESGSEAAPAAAEA
- the rplL gene encoding 50S ribosomal protein L7/L12, yielding MATDIKALGDQIVGLTLLEAKALADYLKETHGIEAAAGGAVVMAAAAAAPAEEKTEFDVILAEIDPAKKMAILKEVRAITGLGLAEAKKVVETANSVIKEAAPKADAEALKKKLEELGAKVTLK
- the secE gene encoding preprotein translocase subunit SecE yields the protein MRKVQQYVSESVQELKQVTWPTWEELKGSTLVVMLFSVIMGFYIAGLDFVLSWIVNFIMGRG
- the rplA gene encoding 50S ribosomal protein L1 — translated: MFRGKKYKKIAESFDRTKAYDLKEAIEILKKSELKFDQTVEVHFNLGVDPKHSDQVVRGTVVLPHGTGRQVRVLVFCKDNNLEVAKAAGADYAGGADLVQKIQEGWLDFDAVVATPDMMPVISKVARVLGPRGMMPSPKAGTVTVNVAQTVKELKAGKISYRVDKGANVHAPVGKLSFTADQLVENTKAVIDSVVKNKPQSSKGTYIKSLTLTATMAPGIKLDMALTR
- the rpoB gene encoding DNA-directed RNA polymerase subunit beta; its protein translation is MTTERKSYSSNKFHLELPYLIEVQKASYEQFLQKDIPQEKRMNVGLERVFRDIFPITDDKDLYSLKYEGYYFGIPKYSIPECRERGLTYSMELFATLSLQVFEKDGEESKLKEEIKNDVLVCELPIMTENGTFIINGAERVVVSQLHRSPGVSFDEEMQPNGRSDYKSRIIPHRGAWVEFNTEGDILYLIIDRKKKIAATAMLRCIGFETTQDILNLFYKKTDEIVLDDAAFNDFDKEGVCTLINRIIFNDVVDEETGEIILEANTVIDDKKLERLRESSVEKITVLSKEEDNLLIHYTLAADKTKSREDALKAVYSVTHQQQEEAPNLQTAERYFDELFLNDPHKYDLGEVGRYRLNAKVYTAAILAKVKEVAERFDRVNEFKMPSVTQMTMSKTDFLAIIEYMVGLFNGDEGYTLDDIDHLGNRRTRSVGELLAGQISVGLSRMSRVIRENLSLHSEEEQTTPRELVNTRMVSTVVQAFFGQSQLSQFMDQMNPLSELTHKRRLSALGPGGLTRERAGFEVRDVHYTHYGRLCPIETPEGPNIGLINSLASYAVVNHFGFIETPYRIVGLVEFKDAQGNKCYFPEEKWHFGIFKGFVHDPHLFVELELTQKEIDTVRLNLDNRQRELFEGFVNKVFQLKDADGNVSYCKNGFALDDFDGTPDYVQVGDVVEQIVSDYISYLTADEEDSFKVAPASTELDENNRFKGDMDGYVIVRDKSEYPHLMKQDSIAIGDTETERIDLMDVAPMQIVSVAAGLIPFLEHDDANRALMGSNMQRQAVPLLRAEAPVVGTGLERRAALDSGTVVRAKHDGKVTFVDARHITVQRGNMVNGVFEPLTGLGENYEFLGKDPIDEYTLRKFERSNQDSCINQKPIVNVGDFVKVGDVLADGVSTDHGELALGKNILIGFLPWNGYNYEDAVIISEELAIKDTFTSIHIEEYEMEVRDTKRGPEELTREIPNVGEDALRNLDENGVIRVGAEVGPDDILVGKVTPKGETELTPEERLLRAIFGEKAGDVRDSSLKAPPGMKGVVLETRIFSKKDKADKKSKEKDQETIEEIRQNFQSQIDRIKDACREHLFDLLAGKSAGKVMDNETHELLIREGQTYNEQNLRFIDVTKVSPNSTFVVDDDDLQDKVLSLVLVARDNLDTLTRTMEKEIDKVTKGDELKPGVLKSVKVYIAKKRCLSIGDKMAGRHGNKGVVSRIVPVEDMPFTEDGRPLQILLNPLGVPSRMNIGQVLEVHLGWAAKTLGFKVTTPVFDGAKFEDICKELEKAYQKNPIVNYEMDPDNNKIIGKAKLYDGKTGEALLNPVTIGYMYYLKLGHLVDDKIHARSIGSYALVTQQPLGGKSQFGGQRFGEMEVWAMEAYGAAYTLQELLTVKSDDVQGRSKVYDAIVKGQNTPKPGIPESFNVMIREVHSLGLDIETTGDK
- the rplK gene encoding 50S ribosomal protein L11, coding for MAKKITGYIKLQIPGGAANPAPPVGPALGQKGVNIMEFCKQFNAKTQNDKGMIVPVVITVYADKSFTFITKVSPVPALIKKATGVQSGSGEPNRKKVGKITQAQITEIAQKKMPDLNTIDLEAAKRMVAGTARSMGIEVVD
- the nusG gene encoding transcription termination/antitermination protein NusG; translation: MSMQWYAVHTFTGQENNIKKRLEQMIEREGVQDKFGRILVPIREVVSNVRGKRRVSVQNLFPAYIIIEMELDELTQHLVSTINGVTHFGGMTRASRVPIPLRQSEVDRLLGVDPENSIEGEIQIPYTIGENVCIKEGPFKGFVGVVDEIMEAKIKVMVSVFGRSTPVELAFNQVESADA